In Methylomonas sp. MK1, the following are encoded in one genomic region:
- a CDS encoding phosphopantetheine-binding protein has translation MSDDLISQLKTMLIEGLLLEDIVPDDLSPDDALFGGGLGLDSIDALEIGVMLDRQYGIKITSGDERNNQIFLSLRSLADFVAANRTR, from the coding sequence ATGTCAGATGACTTGATCAGCCAATTGAAAACCATGCTTATCGAAGGCTTGCTCCTGGAAGACATCGTCCCGGATGACCTGTCGCCGGATGATGCTTTATTTGGTGGTGGACTGGGTTTGGACTCCATCGACGCCCTGGAAATTGGCGTAATGCTGGACCGTCAATACGGTATCAAGATCACCTCCGGCGACGAACGCAACAATCAGATTTTTCTCTCTCTCCGCTCGCTCGCAGACTTCGTCGCCGCTAATCGTACCCGTTAA
- a CDS encoding beta-ketoacyl-ACP synthase — MTITPLISPVVVTAYQCVSAAGDDVEALYARLLANQTCLKPLTLFAIPFDTLVGEVTSVLPAIRSSLQAYDCRNARLALKALNQGGFRADVERAIANYGAARVGLILGTSTSGIYDSENAYARLLEDGVMPSDFHFTKVQTAQATAEFLQLELGLQGPCYAISTACSSSAKALAAAQRLLNSDCCDAVLVAGVDSLCRLTLRGFNSLQLISTEACRPMDAGRQGINIGEGAALLLLEKPYAENADRPRLLAVGESSDAHHMSAPHPDGVGAATAMAQALRLAGRDLSEVDYINLHATASTLNDLSEARAVGSLFANPPPCSGVKGLLGHTLGAAGAVETVVSLLALERGFLPGTCGLRDPDPECGFTVVAAPDLQVSPRLILSNAFGFGGNNASVLLEAA, encoded by the coding sequence ATGACTATCACACCGCTGATCTCTCCCGTCGTCGTTACGGCCTACCAGTGCGTCAGCGCTGCCGGTGATGATGTGGAAGCCTTGTATGCCAGGCTGCTTGCTAACCAAACTTGCCTAAAGCCGCTGACATTATTTGCTATTCCTTTCGATACCTTGGTGGGAGAGGTGACTTCAGTGTTGCCGGCAATTCGGTCTAGCTTGCAAGCCTACGACTGCCGCAATGCCCGGTTGGCTTTAAAGGCCCTGAACCAAGGTGGTTTTCGTGCCGATGTAGAGCGGGCGATCGCAAACTACGGGGCGGCAAGAGTGGGTTTGATATTGGGCACCAGTACTTCCGGTATCTACGACTCCGAGAACGCTTATGCTCGGTTACTTGAGGACGGCGTCATGCCCAGTGATTTCCATTTCACCAAGGTACAGACCGCCCAAGCGACTGCCGAGTTTTTGCAGTTGGAACTGGGTTTGCAAGGGCCGTGCTATGCGATTTCTACCGCCTGTTCCTCCAGCGCCAAAGCCTTGGCTGCTGCGCAACGCTTGCTTAACTCAGATTGTTGCGACGCGGTGTTGGTCGCCGGTGTAGACAGTTTGTGCCGATTGACGCTGCGCGGTTTCAACAGCTTGCAGTTGATTTCGACGGAAGCTTGCCGACCCATGGATGCCGGGCGCCAAGGCATCAACATAGGGGAGGGCGCTGCTTTACTATTGCTGGAAAAGCCCTACGCGGAAAATGCAGATCGGCCCCGCTTATTGGCAGTGGGCGAGTCTTCCGATGCCCACCACATGAGTGCGCCTCACCCGGATGGTGTCGGTGCTGCTACCGCGATGGCCCAGGCCTTGCGCTTGGCAGGACGCGACCTAAGTGAGGTCGATTACATCAATTTGCACGCAACCGCCAGTACCCTGAACGATCTATCCGAGGCCAGAGCGGTAGGGAGCTTGTTTGCCAATCCGCCGCCTTGCAGTGGCGTAAAAGGCTTGTTAGGTCATACCCTGGGTGCGGCTGGTGCGGTGGAGACCGTGGTTAGCCTGCTGGCCTTGGAGCGAGGCTTTTTACCCGGTACCTGCGGCTTGAGAGATCCTGACCCGGAATGCGGGTTTACGGTAGTGGCCGCGCCTGACTTGCAGGTTAGCCCCCGCCTGATCTTAAGCAATGCGTTTGGCTTTGGCGGCAACAATGCCAGTGTCCTGCTGGAGGCCGCGTAA
- a CDS encoding S26 family signal peptidase, with product MSVNQSSLWPTLLSLLAVVVFGLPIIYTVLCHPISRMASANPLYKELSKNAFMVMSAKVDLAAGRLISFNDAAGKLQISRIVGMPGDEIGFTAGVLSVNGKPAAEYPRNTLLNATLIVPQQAVFYFPDFIPDVAESTNPETLANHLLAQSNINASVLYVFDQATSAAQHPELFVYGSALIALYGLVFFGLGKRKDRIVKPVYHLARISVGLNFAIWLLFGVLGISFGYKAVMPAIYYAFVSWLTFFGLSVAAAGTTLVAIVIFAVLALFSDTEFAAKRINP from the coding sequence ATGAGCGTTAATCAATCTTCGTTGTGGCCAACGCTACTCAGCCTGCTGGCGGTGGTCGTTTTCGGCTTACCGATCATTTATACCGTTTTGTGCCACCCAATCAGCCGCATGGCATCGGCCAATCCCTTATACAAGGAATTGTCCAAGAACGCTTTTATGGTAATGTCTGCTAAAGTCGATTTGGCAGCCGGACGCTTGATCAGCTTTAACGATGCTGCCGGCAAACTGCAGATCAGCAGAATCGTCGGTATGCCCGGCGATGAAATCGGTTTTACGGCGGGCGTATTGTCGGTTAACGGCAAACCGGCCGCTGAATATCCGCGGAATACATTGCTCAACGCGACGTTAATCGTGCCGCAACAAGCCGTTTTCTATTTCCCGGATTTTATTCCGGACGTTGCTGAGTCCACGAATCCCGAGACATTGGCAAACCATCTATTGGCGCAAAGCAACATAAATGCAAGCGTGCTTTATGTCTTCGATCAAGCGACGTCGGCAGCCCAGCACCCGGAACTATTCGTTTACGGTTCGGCTTTGATCGCGCTCTATGGCCTGGTATTTTTCGGATTGGGCAAGCGTAAGGACCGTATTGTTAAACCGGTTTATCACCTGGCGCGGATTAGCGTTGGTTTGAATTTTGCCATCTGGTTATTATTCGGGGTCTTAGGCATATCCTTTGGTTATAAAGCCGTCATGCCGGCCATTTATTATGCGTTTGTTTCCTGGTTGACGTTTTTTGGTTTATCTGTTGCCGCAGCGGGCACGACACTGGTGGCGATTGTGATATTCGCGGTGTTGGCGCTATTTTCCGATACCGAATTCGCGGCCAAGCGCATTAACCCATAG
- a CDS encoding beta-ketoacyl synthase chain length factor encodes MECMSLLGVGACAPDAEFRASLPFPAFDINRETIPPLLRRRSSQAMQMAFSVATAACEQAQRSPTTLPTIFASVAGEIRTTDQICTELVKADGVISPAAFHNSVQNTVAGYWSIAQQCIQPATALAAGSDTLAMALLEAWCQLSCEGGELLLVCYDEVWPGYLAPGSGNPAFAYALLLAAGTVDGRLMHIGRPQVGEIIFPASWTNSVNSMPILAAIPLLEAALTGRMPQAVALTSHTPGWQVNVGGYE; translated from the coding sequence ATGGAGTGCATGAGTTTGCTGGGCGTTGGCGCCTGTGCGCCGGACGCGGAGTTTCGCGCCAGCCTGCCGTTTCCGGCTTTTGATATCAACCGGGAAACCATTCCGCCGCTATTGCGTCGGCGCAGCAGTCAGGCGATGCAAATGGCCTTCAGTGTTGCAACTGCGGCTTGCGAGCAAGCACAGCGTTCTCCCACAACCTTGCCGACTATATTTGCCAGTGTGGCCGGGGAAATTAGAACTACCGACCAGATTTGCACAGAATTGGTCAAAGCCGATGGGGTGATTTCACCTGCCGCATTTCACAATTCCGTTCAGAACACCGTGGCCGGTTATTGGAGTATCGCTCAGCAATGTATCCAGCCTGCCACTGCTCTGGCGGCGGGATCAGATACCTTGGCAATGGCTTTGTTGGAGGCCTGGTGCCAGTTGTCTTGTGAGGGCGGCGAGCTATTGCTGGTCTGTTACGATGAGGTATGGCCGGGTTATCTGGCTCCCGGTTCCGGTAATCCGGCTTTTGCCTATGCCTTACTATTGGCGGCCGGAACAGTAGACGGACGTCTGATGCACATTGGCAGACCGCAAGTTGGCGAAATCATTTTTCCGGCGTCCTGGACTAATTCGGTAAATAGCATGCCAATTTTGGCTGCAATCCCTTTGCTTGAAGCGGCTTTAACTGGAAGAATGCCGCAAGCCGTCGCACTAACCTCGCATACACCGGGTTGGCAAGTTAATGTGGGTGGTTATGAATAG
- a CDS encoding NAD(P)/FAD-dependent oxidoreductase, which translates to MINNEQNSFDHDVVVVGGGPAGSTAATLLAQYGHKVLLLESGRHPRFHIGESMLPFSEPIIQRLGVDWSAGNLSKNGAVFMDEATEQRMYFPLSVHRKTYQIERAPFDQMLFENAAKHGVETHQQEKVLDVSCQADDVSIVSDKSRYRCRYLIDATGRSALMGRKDKGIKRIENLGKFAVYTHFENIQPGEEADELFRSGNIYVPVVDIGWIWIIPLAERRLSVGLVVQKARPKDCDAEELLRRYLAASPLLSRLTTGAEQFAPVRVEADFSYTNQSRYGVRYACCGDAAGFLDPVFSSGVFLALTSAARVADRVHFGLTEGWEADPELHAEDDCHYLLGFNTMRLFVERFYHSNIVHNLFFEADRAPELKAQIAQLLAGDLWVDDNKLQQSLLAGRRSVS; encoded by the coding sequence ATGATAAACAACGAGCAAAACAGTTTTGACCATGATGTGGTGGTCGTCGGTGGCGGCCCGGCCGGCTCGACGGCTGCGACTTTGCTGGCACAATATGGTCATAAGGTTTTGCTGTTGGAAAGTGGTAGGCATCCACGCTTTCACATTGGTGAATCGATGCTGCCGTTCAGTGAGCCCATTATTCAGCGTTTGGGCGTAGATTGGAGTGCCGGCAATCTATCGAAAAACGGCGCGGTATTTATGGACGAAGCTACCGAACAACGTATGTATTTCCCTCTGAGCGTACACCGCAAAACCTATCAAATAGAGCGCGCACCGTTTGACCAAATGCTGTTTGAAAACGCCGCGAAACACGGTGTCGAAACCCATCAGCAAGAAAAAGTACTGGATGTTTCCTGTCAAGCGGACGACGTCAGCATTGTGTCTGATAAAAGCCGATACCGCTGCCGCTATCTGATCGACGCCACCGGACGCAGCGCACTGATGGGCCGAAAAGACAAAGGCATCAAACGGATCGAAAATTTGGGTAAGTTTGCGGTATACACCCACTTCGAGAACATTCAACCGGGCGAGGAGGCCGATGAATTGTTCCGTTCCGGCAATATATACGTGCCGGTCGTGGACATCGGCTGGATCTGGATCATTCCGCTGGCCGAGCGGCGCCTCAGTGTGGGCTTGGTAGTACAGAAAGCGCGTCCCAAGGACTGCGATGCGGAAGAATTGTTGCGCCGTTATCTGGCGGCCTCGCCGCTCCTGAGTCGTTTAACAACAGGAGCGGAGCAATTCGCGCCGGTAAGGGTCGAAGCGGATTTCAGTTACACCAACCAAAGCCGCTACGGTGTTCGCTATGCCTGCTGCGGCGATGCGGCCGGCTTCCTCGATCCGGTGTTTTCGTCCGGCGTATTTTTGGCGCTCACCAGCGCCGCCCGCGTTGCCGACCGCGTCCATTTCGGGCTTACCGAAGGATGGGAAGCCGACCCCGAGTTGCACGCGGAGGATGACTGCCATTACCTGCTAGGCTTCAACACCATGCGCCTGTTCGTAGAACGCTTTTATCATTCCAACATAGTCCATAACTTATTTTTCGAAGCTGACCGCGCGCCCGAACTGAAAGCTCAGATTGCCCAATTGTTGGCTGGCGACTTATGGGTCGACGACAACAAGTTGCAACAAAGCCTGCTCGCTGGTCGCCGCAGCGTAAGTTAG
- a CDS encoding phosphopantetheine-binding protein has protein sequence MKETLKNFIFAELIYHEDPTSFGDDDNLLDAGLDSMGIMRLIMFAEKEFGVTLPDTEIEPDNVGSLKSLESWIRRSGYAG, from the coding sequence ATGAAGGAAACACTGAAGAATTTCATCTTTGCCGAGCTTATTTACCATGAAGATCCAACCTCATTCGGCGATGACGATAATCTGCTGGATGCGGGGCTGGACAGCATGGGCATTATGCGGCTGATCATGTTTGCCGAGAAAGAGTTTGGCGTTACCTTGCCGGACACCGAAATCGAACCGGATAACGTCGGCAGCCTGAAGTCGCTGGAAAGCTGGATCCGCCGCAGCGGTTACGCCGGATGA
- a CDS encoding amino acid adenylation domain-containing protein, whose protein sequence is MLLEPFLKQCQHQPDALALQEQDRQVSYGQLLQQAQSIAAALQAKGIQPGQPVAIHLDRGIDAAIVLFGVLLAGACYVPLDLKNPAPRLSFIVTDAQVRAVLGSNSAPDWLDENLWLDIASVSEAVPEPVEIPTESLAAILYTSGSTGQPRGVALSHRAISAFASWAADLLKLTAADRIASSAPFFFDLSTFDLYAVLGAGASLHFVPAGLTMAPARLSTWLSDQAISGWYTVPSLLAFLTYKGNLAQTPLAALRFLIFAGEVFPTPALIDMAASLPQTALYNFFGPTETNVCCYWPVARESLVAEQSIPIGLPAAGCELHIDAETGELWVRGPTLATGYWRDGRVQSFMNADGWYATGDRASLEQKEYRFHGRLGRMLKCSGYRVEPAEIEAVVNAIPGVKACAVIGIDDPTAGQRPGLAVVLEPDMSIAEISKLLSRQLPVYMQPSRYLVLEELPRLANGKLDFQQLRAFIETQT, encoded by the coding sequence ATGCTGCTAGAGCCCTTTCTAAAACAATGCCAACACCAACCCGACGCGCTAGCCCTGCAAGAGCAGGATCGGCAAGTCAGTTATGGGCAATTGCTGCAACAAGCGCAATCCATCGCCGCCGCCTTGCAAGCCAAGGGCATCCAACCCGGCCAGCCTGTCGCCATTCATCTGGATCGTGGCATAGACGCCGCCATCGTGCTGTTCGGCGTTCTGCTAGCCGGAGCCTGTTATGTGCCACTCGACCTAAAAAACCCAGCCCCCAGACTGAGCTTTATCGTTACTGATGCTCAGGTTCGTGCGGTATTGGGTTCGAATTCCGCGCCGGATTGGCTGGATGAAAACTTGTGGCTGGACATCGCCAGCGTTAGCGAAGCTGTTCCAGAGCCAGTGGAAATTCCCACCGAATCACTGGCCGCGATTTTGTACACCTCCGGCTCCACCGGCCAACCGCGTGGCGTAGCCCTCAGCCACCGGGCCATTTCGGCATTCGCATCTTGGGCTGCCGACTTATTGAAATTAACAGCTGCTGATCGTATCGCCAGCAGCGCGCCGTTCTTCTTCGATCTATCCACCTTTGATCTATATGCAGTATTAGGCGCCGGCGCCAGCCTGCATTTCGTGCCAGCCGGTTTAACCATGGCCCCAGCCCGTTTGAGCACCTGGCTAAGCGATCAAGCCATCAGCGGCTGGTACACCGTGCCCTCGCTGCTGGCCTTCCTGACCTATAAAGGCAACTTGGCGCAAACACCTTTGGCTGCGTTGCGCTTTCTCATCTTTGCCGGTGAAGTGTTTCCCACCCCGGCGCTGATCGATATGGCCGCCAGTTTGCCGCAGACCGCTTTGTACAATTTCTTCGGCCCCACCGAAACCAATGTCTGCTGTTATTGGCCTGTGGCCCGAGAAAGCTTGGTCGCTGAGCAAAGCATCCCGATTGGTCTACCTGCCGCCGGTTGCGAACTGCATATCGATGCCGAAACCGGCGAGCTCTGGGTACGCGGACCGACACTCGCCACCGGCTACTGGCGCGACGGTCGCGTGCAGTCTTTTATGAACGCTGATGGTTGGTATGCCACCGGTGATCGCGCCAGCCTGGAACAAAAGGAATACCGCTTCCATGGCCGCCTGGGCCGCATGCTGAAGTGCTCCGGCTACCGCGTTGAACCGGCAGAAATCGAGGCGGTTGTGAATGCCATCCCTGGCGTCAAAGCTTGCGCCGTGATCGGCATAGACGATCCCACCGCCGGGCAGCGCCCGGGTTTGGCGGTGGTTTTAGAACCGGACATGTCCATCGCCGAGATTAGCAAGTTACTCAGCCGCCAATTGCCGGTCTATATGCAGCCGAGTCGTTATTTAGTTTTGGAGGAGTTGCCGCGATTGGCGAATGGGAAGTTGGATTTTCAGCAATTGCGAGCGTTTATAGAGACGCAAACATGA
- a CDS encoding MMPL family transporter, with protein sequence MSFVWRKRWFVLLFPLFLAITFWHIKVETDLNAFFTATDDEDSRLLAGLLKSGELSRRYLIIVEKSEPTKAAGDGNAGENPISIAIFSNRLVNQLAKLDDVEQVWPADQPPRDWVDAVASYAPYHARLFSLNPDQDAPELFNPTKLETKAEGLKQALLSPQGGFVKTVAKQDPLLLSLNGFKALQGQFQQQAKLGSGGALILQSRPAALDSEAQTRLQAAIRADFAALNAAAGGAFKLSMAGVPVFSVAAQSEISQDVTLVSVVSSLAVGLVFLFLFHSFSALHWVMMVQGASFVLGTLATALVFPQVHSLTLALGASLIGISSDYPIHVMVHCAKHRNTPLSAVRLLWPSLLMGGLTTVIGYGALGFTGFPGFEQIAVFALASIAASLGLTRWVLPALLTHSALHSAHLPGIAAWVDFCGKHRKVLLGLFAATLVMAGLCLPQLRWMDDMQKLAVDMDVLKQQDTAVRSHFSSIEPGRFVLIQADDWETALQRAEAAERRLKALQQAGVVSEYHGLFPWLVSAQLQAENAKFYQGSINPAFQQAWQAGLAKAGLSVEKLGTLLPAVDEPLQPAKVMDSPVKHILSGQIVTGQTGVMLSLWLGEHDPDKLIAGLAGLEGTRYFSQKDQLDHLAGKYRDRSLVMLGIGIGVMALFIWLQQRDMRKVLLTLLPSLASVLFIFATWALMGEEVSFLHVIGLLLSVSLCVDYGIFFIDNRGKDADVTYHAIASSTLTTIASFGALGLGKTPTLPILALSVSLGVTLGFLLCPLLIQKPKN encoded by the coding sequence GTGTCTTTTGTTTGGCGAAAACGCTGGTTCGTGCTGCTGTTCCCTTTATTTCTGGCAATCACGTTCTGGCACATCAAGGTCGAGACGGACCTAAACGCTTTTTTTACCGCGACTGACGATGAGGACTCTCGGCTATTGGCCGGTTTGTTGAAATCCGGTGAATTATCGCGACGCTACCTAATCATCGTCGAAAAGTCAGAGCCCACTAAAGCGGCAGGTGATGGGAATGCCGGCGAAAACCCAATTTCCATCGCTATATTCAGCAACAGGCTGGTTAATCAGCTTGCCAAGCTCGATGACGTAGAGCAGGTTTGGCCCGCAGACCAGCCGCCCCGCGACTGGGTGGATGCCGTCGCTTCTTATGCGCCTTATCACGCCCGACTGTTCAGCCTGAACCCTGACCAAGACGCACCGGAATTGTTCAACCCCACCAAGTTGGAAACCAAGGCCGAAGGTTTAAAACAAGCACTGCTTTCGCCGCAAGGTGGCTTTGTGAAAACCGTTGCCAAGCAGGATCCTTTACTACTGTCTTTAAACGGCTTCAAGGCTTTGCAGGGCCAATTTCAGCAGCAAGCCAAGCTCGGCAGCGGCGGTGCTTTAATCCTGCAAAGCCGTCCGGCTGCGCTGGATTCCGAGGCGCAGACCCGCTTGCAAGCGGCGATTCGCGCCGATTTCGCTGCCTTGAACGCAGCAGCCGGTGGGGCGTTTAAGTTATCGATGGCCGGGGTACCGGTGTTCAGTGTGGCCGCGCAAAGTGAGATCAGCCAGGATGTGACGCTGGTTTCGGTGGTATCCAGCCTGGCCGTGGGTTTGGTGTTTCTGTTCCTGTTTCATTCGTTTTCGGCCTTGCATTGGGTGATGATGGTGCAGGGCGCTTCGTTTGTGCTTGGTACCTTGGCGACAGCGTTGGTGTTTCCGCAGGTACATAGTCTGACTTTAGCCTTGGGCGCCAGTTTGATCGGCATCTCCTCCGATTATCCTATTCATGTGATGGTGCATTGCGCCAAGCACCGTAATACGCCGTTATCGGCGGTTCGTTTATTGTGGCCCAGCCTGCTAATGGGCGGCTTGACCACCGTGATCGGCTACGGTGCCTTAGGTTTTACCGGGTTTCCCGGCTTTGAGCAAATTGCCGTGTTCGCCTTGGCCAGCATCGCCGCGTCCCTGGGTTTGACCCGCTGGGTATTGCCGGCCTTGCTGACGCATTCTGCACTACACTCCGCGCATTTGCCCGGCATTGCGGCTTGGGTGGATTTCTGCGGTAAACACCGGAAAGTCTTGCTGGGTCTGTTCGCAGCCACTTTAGTCATGGCCGGTTTGTGCTTGCCGCAACTCCGCTGGATGGACGATATGCAGAAGTTGGCTGTGGACATGGATGTATTGAAGCAGCAGGATACGGCGGTGCGTTCGCACTTTTCCAGTATCGAACCGGGCCGGTTTGTGTTGATACAAGCAGACGATTGGGAAACGGCGCTGCAACGAGCCGAAGCCGCCGAACGCCGGTTAAAGGCTTTGCAGCAAGCGGGTGTCGTTAGCGAGTATCACGGCTTATTTCCGTGGTTGGTATCCGCGCAGTTGCAAGCTGAAAACGCCAAATTCTATCAAGGCAGTATAAATCCAGCGTTTCAGCAAGCTTGGCAAGCGGGCTTAGCCAAGGCTGGCTTATCCGTGGAGAAACTTGGAACATTGCTGCCTGCGGTAGACGAACCATTGCAGCCCGCTAAAGTTATGGATTCACCGGTTAAGCATATTCTGTCCGGGCAAATAGTGACCGGGCAAACTGGCGTGATGTTGTCGCTGTGGTTGGGCGAGCATGATCCCGATAAATTGATAGCCGGTTTGGCAGGCTTGGAAGGTACCCGCTATTTCAGCCAAAAGGATCAATTGGATCATTTGGCCGGCAAATATCGCGATCGCTCTTTAGTGATGTTGGGTATCGGTATTGGCGTAATGGCCTTGTTTATATGGCTACAGCAACGCGATATGCGTAAGGTGTTGCTGACTTTGCTGCCTTCCCTGGCCTCCGTACTGTTCATTTTCGCCACCTGGGCGCTGATGGGTGAGGAAGTCAGCTTCCTGCATGTGATCGGCCTATTGTTGTCCGTGTCGCTGTGCGTCGATTACGGCATCTTTTTTATCGACAACCGCGGCAAAGACGCCGATGTGACCTATCATGCCATCGCCTCATCCACTCTAACGACGATTGCGTCCTTCGGTGCGTTGGGCTTAGGCAAAACACCCACCTTGCCAATTCTGGCGCTCTCGGTAAGCTTGGGGGTTACCTTGGGTTTTCTGCTTTGCCCGCTACTGATCCAAAAGCCAAAGAATTAA
- a CDS encoding LolA family protein has translation MHRHERPQGIQGVTIKRMLFLLLAVVPVLGWADDAVLSELLTRIRQTSQAQFHYDETRLLELADKPWHGQGYMLSGADGSLVKLQLQPARVIMAIAEQRMLYWDPQQNQRHSAALDSAGPAGEQIKVFRSILQGRTEELQLNYAIAAEKQGPQWTLRLTPKPELSGDDLPSIEISGDDKDEQRRILIKQSDGESTEYRIQKATAAQQQDYSLPRLLREASGE, from the coding sequence ATGCATCGCCATGAACGGCCACAAGGTATTCAAGGGGTGACGATTAAACGCATGCTGTTTTTGCTTTTGGCCGTAGTGCCCGTGCTTGGCTGGGCTGATGACGCGGTGCTGAGCGAGTTATTGACCCGCATCCGCCAAACGAGTCAGGCGCAGTTTCATTATGACGAAACCCGGCTACTAGAGCTTGCGGACAAACCATGGCATGGCCAAGGTTACATGCTCTCAGGCGCTGACGGCAGCCTGGTCAAACTGCAACTGCAACCGGCCAGGGTAATCATGGCTATCGCCGAACAGCGCATGCTCTACTGGGATCCGCAGCAAAACCAGCGCCACAGCGCGGCTTTGGATTCGGCAGGGCCGGCGGGCGAGCAAATCAAGGTGTTTCGCAGCATCCTGCAAGGCCGTACCGAAGAATTGCAGCTTAACTATGCCATCGCCGCCGAAAAGCAAGGCCCGCAATGGACTTTGCGGCTTACGCCGAAACCGGAGCTGAGCGGCGATGATCTCCCTTCTATCGAAATATCCGGCGATGACAAAGACGAACAACGGCGCATTTTAATCAAGCAGTCGGACGGCGAATCCACCGAGTATCGAATACAGAAAGCCACGGCAGCGCAGCAACAGGACTATTCTCTCCCGCGTTTGTTGCGGGAAGCCAGCGGAGAATAG
- a CDS encoding methyltransferase family protein, giving the protein MDCGAGNAKIAKRLTTQHPMPIDRYVRPFLALKILLFTLLVPGAVLIYVPYWLLSDPNRNLPHANLAWALPSGLFIILGLAIYLRCAWDFAVEGSGTPAPIDPPKTLVVSGLYRRTRNPMFQGVLMLLMAECVLFADPALLIYAGSIALFFHITVVFREEPDLSSRFGTSYKLYCRQVPRWGFALNAFSSESV; this is encoded by the coding sequence TTGGATTGCGGCGCAGGCAATGCCAAAATTGCCAAACGCTTAACCACTCAACACCCCATGCCGATAGATAGATACGTGCGTCCTTTCCTGGCTTTAAAGATCCTGTTATTCACGTTACTCGTCCCTGGTGCGGTGCTGATTTACGTGCCTTATTGGTTACTTTCCGATCCGAACCGCAACTTGCCGCACGCCAATCTGGCATGGGCTCTGCCCTCAGGACTTTTTATCATCCTGGGTTTGGCTATTTATCTGCGTTGCGCTTGGGATTTTGCCGTCGAGGGCTCGGGTACTCCGGCTCCCATCGATCCGCCGAAGACACTGGTCGTGAGCGGACTGTATCGCCGGACCCGCAATCCGATGTTTCAAGGTGTTCTAATGCTGCTAATGGCGGAATGTGTGTTGTTTGCCGATCCGGCCCTACTGATTTATGCCGGCTCGATTGCCCTGTTTTTTCATATTACCGTGGTATTTCGCGAAGAGCCGGACCTCTCCAGCCGATTTGGCACGTCTTATAAACTCTATTGCCGACAGGTGCCGCGCTGGGGCTTTGCGTTAAATGCCTTTTCGTCGGAGTCCGTTTGA
- the bamE gene encoding outer membrane protein assembly factor BamE domain-containing protein gives MKHYKTLAFFVALALGAGCASSNKAPAQAGAPAAQSSTAPDSRIDGNFPANSPFAKLKLGMTQGQVHEILGQPTDTKSYQTGKAWIPFYFGPDVMRTDEFYKGVGIITYTGAGIGGVHWTVYRAIYNAAEDGYPND, from the coding sequence GTGAAGCACTATAAAACATTAGCATTCTTCGTCGCTTTAGCGCTGGGCGCTGGCTGCGCATCCAGCAATAAAGCACCCGCGCAAGCAGGCGCGCCAGCGGCTCAGTCCAGTACCGCGCCTGACTCGCGAATTGACGGTAACTTCCCCGCCAATAGCCCGTTCGCCAAACTCAAACTGGGCATGACCCAGGGCCAGGTTCATGAAATTCTCGGCCAACCCACCGACACCAAGTCTTACCAAACCGGCAAAGCCTGGATTCCGTTTTATTTTGGTCCGGACGTGATGCGCACCGATGAGTTTTACAAAGGTGTGGGCATCATTACTTACACCGGTGCCGGTATCGGTGGCGTGCACTGGACTGTTTACCGCGCCATTTACAACGCTGCGGAAGACGGTTATCCAAACGACTAA